A genomic window from Haliaeetus albicilla chromosome 10, bHalAlb1.1, whole genome shotgun sequence includes:
- the LIF gene encoding leukemia inhibitory factor isoform X2 produces the protein MKFVPAGVVPFVALLLLQRRPVAGRALLVTGPGCPGHDLCRSNVQEQTRRQVALLNATAQDLFSLYLKCQGEPFSSETDRLCNPSGIFFPAFRVNRTSERKEVMVAMYKLFAFLNASLGNITRDQEELNPTAKELLDRLHNTTKTTRGLISNLTCLLCKNYNIFQVDVSYGESSKGKSAFKKKQQGCQVLRKYVQVIAQAARVLLPHLSPP, from the exons ATGAAGTTCGTGCCggcag GCGTCGTGCCCTTCGTGGCCTTGCTTCTGCTGCAGCGGCGGCCGGTGGCCGGCCGAGCGTTGTTGGTGACCGGACCTGGCTGCCCCGGTCACGATTTGTGCCGCTCCAACGTCCAGGAGCAGACCCGGAGGCAGGTCGCGTTGCTCAACGCCACCGCCCAGGACCTCTTCAGCCTCTAC ctgaaGTGCCAGGGAGAGCCGTTCAGCAGCGAGACGGACAGGCTCTGCAACCCCAGCGGCAtcttcttccctgctttccGTGTCAACCGGACGAGCGAGAGGAAGGAGGTCATGGTGGCCATGTACAAGCTCTTTGCCTTCCTCAACGCCTCGCTGGGGAACATCACACGCGACCAAGAGGAGCTCAACCCAACGGCCAAGGAGCTCCTCGACCGGCTCCACAACACCACCAAGACCACCCGGGGCCTCATCTCCAACCTCACCTGCCTCCTCTGCAAGAACTACAACATCTTCCAGGTGGACGTCAGCTATGGGGAGAGCTCCAAGGGCAAAAGCGCCTTCAAGAAGAAGCAACAGGGCTGCCAGGTGCTCAGGAAGTACGTGCAGGTCATCGCCCAGGCGGCCCGCGTCCTTCTACCTCATCTCAGCCCCCCGTGA
- the LIF gene encoding leukemia inhibitory factor isoform X1, whose product MWECRGAPRREGRRGSACRGAGVVPFVALLLLQRRPVAGRALLVTGPGCPGHDLCRSNVQEQTRRQVALLNATAQDLFSLYLKCQGEPFSSETDRLCNPSGIFFPAFRVNRTSERKEVMVAMYKLFAFLNASLGNITRDQEELNPTAKELLDRLHNTTKTTRGLISNLTCLLCKNYNIFQVDVSYGESSKGKSAFKKKQQGCQVLRKYVQVIAQAARVLLPHLSPP is encoded by the exons ATGTGGGAATGCCGCGGGGCACCCCGCCGGGAGGGGAGGCGGGGCAGCGCCTGCCGGGGGGCAG GCGTCGTGCCCTTCGTGGCCTTGCTTCTGCTGCAGCGGCGGCCGGTGGCCGGCCGAGCGTTGTTGGTGACCGGACCTGGCTGCCCCGGTCACGATTTGTGCCGCTCCAACGTCCAGGAGCAGACCCGGAGGCAGGTCGCGTTGCTCAACGCCACCGCCCAGGACCTCTTCAGCCTCTAC ctgaaGTGCCAGGGAGAGCCGTTCAGCAGCGAGACGGACAGGCTCTGCAACCCCAGCGGCAtcttcttccctgctttccGTGTCAACCGGACGAGCGAGAGGAAGGAGGTCATGGTGGCCATGTACAAGCTCTTTGCCTTCCTCAACGCCTCGCTGGGGAACATCACACGCGACCAAGAGGAGCTCAACCCAACGGCCAAGGAGCTCCTCGACCGGCTCCACAACACCACCAAGACCACCCGGGGCCTCATCTCCAACCTCACCTGCCTCCTCTGCAAGAACTACAACATCTTCCAGGTGGACGTCAGCTATGGGGAGAGCTCCAAGGGCAAAAGCGCCTTCAAGAAGAAGCAACAGGGCTGCCAGGTGCTCAGGAAGTACGTGCAGGTCATCGCCCAGGCGGCCCGCGTCCTTCTACCTCATCTCAGCCCCCCGTGA